The following proteins come from a genomic window of Fibrobacter sp.:
- a CDS encoding thymidylate synthase has product MQQYLDLLRDIMENGVDRSDRTGTGTRSVFGRQCRYDLSKGFPCLTTKKLHLRSIIHELLWFLKGDTNIKYLHDNKVTIWDEWADENGDLGPVYGHQWRSWPTPEGGHIDQIKNLVNSLKNNPDSRRHLVCAWNVAEVDKMALPPCHCLFQFYVGGVGASGKRKLSCQLYQRSADTFLGVPFNIASYALLTLMLAQVCDYEPGEFIHTLGDTHLYSNHFEQVNEQLSRTPRALPTMKLNPDVKDLFDFKFEDFELVDYDPYPTIKAPIAV; this is encoded by the coding sequence ATGCAACAGTATCTAGATCTTCTTCGCGACATTATGGAAAATGGTGTAGACCGTTCTGACCGTACTGGTACCGGTACCCGTTCTGTCTTCGGCCGTCAGTGCCGTTACGACCTTTCCAAGGGATTCCCTTGCCTGACCACAAAGAAACTGCATCTGCGTTCCATTATTCACGAACTGCTGTGGTTCCTGAAAGGCGATACCAACATCAAGTACTTGCACGACAACAAGGTGACCATCTGGGATGAATGGGCCGACGAAAATGGCGACCTTGGCCCGGTCTACGGTCACCAGTGGCGCAGCTGGCCTACTCCCGAGGGTGGCCACATTGACCAGATTAAGAACCTGGTGAATAGCTTGAAGAACAATCCCGATTCCCGCCGCCATCTGGTGTGTGCCTGGAACGTTGCGGAAGTAGACAAGATGGCCCTTCCTCCTTGCCACTGCCTGTTCCAGTTCTACGTGGGTGGCGTTGGCGCCTCCGGCAAGCGTAAGCTTTCTTGCCAGTTGTACCAGCGTAGCGCAGACACCTTCCTGGGTGTACCTTTCAACATTGCTTCCTATGCGCTGTTGACTTTGATGCTTGCTCAGGTTTGCGATTATGAACCGGGAGAATTCATTCACACCTTGGGCGATACCCATCTGTACTCTAACCATTTTGAACAGGTTAATGAACAGTTGAGTCGTACTCCTAGAGCACTCCCCACCATGAAGCTGAATCCGGATGTCAAGGACCTCTTTGACTTCAAGTTTGAGGACTTCGAGCTCGTAGACTACGATCCGTATCCAACTATCAAGGCCCCCATCGCTGTTTAA
- a CDS encoding dihydrofolate reductase, whose protein sequence is MLISAIVAVSENNVIGRDGHLPWHLSADLKRFKAITTGHSIVLGRKNYDDIGRPLPNRVNYVLTRNPSFEAPGCVVCGSLDAAIKTAAEAGETECLIIGGAAVYKEAMPLVKKLYLTRVLAQVEGDVLFPEWGDGWRKVSEESFPADEKNDFATVFEVWERD, encoded by the coding sequence ATGCTTATTTCCGCTATCGTTGCAGTTTCTGAAAATAACGTGATTGGCCGTGACGGTCACTTGCCGTGGCACTTGTCTGCCGATCTTAAACGATTCAAGGCCATTACCACCGGGCATTCCATTGTCCTTGGCCGCAAGAACTACGACGATATTGGTCGCCCGCTGCCGAACCGCGTGAATTATGTTCTGACCCGCAATCCAAGCTTTGAGGCCCCGGGTTGTGTTGTATGCGGTTCCCTGGATGCAGCCATTAAGACGGCGGCGGAAGCTGGCGAAACAGAATGCCTGATCATTGGTGGTGCCGCCGTATACAAGGAAGCGATGCCTCTAGTCAAGAAACTTTATCTGACCAGGGTGCTGGCTCAGGTGGAAGGCGATGTCTTATTCCCGGAGTGGGGCGACGGTTGGCGTAAGGTCAGCGAGGAGTCGTTCCCGGCCGACGAGAAGAATGACTTTGCCACAGTCTTTGAAGTTTGGGAACGAGATTAG
- a CDS encoding hydroxymethylpyrimidine/phosphomethylpyrimidine kinase, with protein sequence MSEMIYALTIAGFDGSAGAGFISDIKTMAHFGVYGQAVCTALTEQNEDEFVSPGWVIWDRIEAQLDTLFKKHTFKYVKIGLVEKAKILKRVVEYIREKSPDAFIIWDPIASASAGFHFMRDAAEFLPVMKMIDLVTPNADEYKFLGLEAAHQSGELVMGKDVSVLMKGGHTTDAEAIDTLFHEGNEYKFASPRLPGCGKHGTGCVLSSAILANLALGKTLPEACQIGKDYMNQYLQSGEGRLGFLH encoded by the coding sequence ATGAGTGAAATGATTTACGCTTTGACAATCGCTGGCTTTGACGGCAGTGCCGGTGCCGGTTTTATTTCGGATATCAAGACCATGGCTCACTTCGGTGTATACGGCCAGGCCGTATGTACCGCCCTTACAGAACAGAATGAAGACGAGTTCGTTTCTCCGGGGTGGGTCATCTGGGATCGTATCGAGGCCCAACTTGATACTTTGTTCAAAAAGCATACCTTCAAGTACGTAAAGATTGGCCTGGTGGAAAAGGCCAAGATCCTGAAACGTGTGGTGGAGTACATTCGAGAAAAGTCGCCCGACGCCTTCATCATCTGGGACCCCATTGCAAGTGCCAGCGCCGGTTTTCACTTTATGCGTGATGCTGCGGAGTTCTTGCCTGTCATGAAGATGATAGACCTGGTAACGCCTAACGCAGATGAATATAAGTTCCTTGGGCTAGAGGCTGCTCATCAAAGCGGTGAACTGGTCATGGGTAAGGATGTTTCTGTGCTCATGAAGGGTGGCCATACAACGGATGCAGAAGCCATCGATACCCTGTTCCACGAAGGCAATGAATACAAGTTTGCAAGTCCCCGCCTGCCGGGTTGCGGTAAGCATGGCACCGGCTGTGTCTTGAGTTCTGCTATCCTTGCGAACCTTGCCCTGGGCAAGACTCTTCCCGAAGCCTGCCAAATCGGTAAGGACTATATGAATCAGTACTTGCAAAGTGGTGAAGGTCGATTGGGATTTTTGCACTAG
- the typA gene encoding translational GTPase TypA: protein MDQSKIRNVAIIAHVDHGKTTLVDQLLKQCGTFHEGEEVNERVMDSDNLERERGITILSKNTNVMYKGYRVNIVDTPGHADFGGQVERVLGTVDGVILVVDAFEGPMAQTRFVTQKALQMGLIPIVVVNKIDRDGCNPHGALDKVFDLFCELDATEEQLDFDKVFGSGRRGICKAEMEDPDGDFSILMDKIIERIPAPKGDPNAEPLMQITSLEYSGFLGRLAVGRVQNGLFKPGLTVAQSTVDGKFKNVRLQKVLRYDGLTPQPVEEAGPGDIVLLAGFDNFDIGDTLSDPKNPQELPRIHIDPPTISMMFTVNTSPLAGKYGGKFMTGNQLQERLERAHMADPALLVEKADGASNFKVSGRGILHLTILVENMRRELYEFTIGSPQVIFQNDENGKLLEPVEEFKVEVPSEFSGACIQEIQTRKGEMTNMTTDENDRVTLEFNVPSRGLIGIRPKLLSLSKGYAVSQSIFKGYEPYKGEIPARINGVLIAKEPGEAASYALSNLEDRGYLIIGPGAEVYPGMIVGEHNRDVDITVNVTKGKHLTNMRSKSADDMIQLTPYRRLTLEECVTFINEDECIEVTPEVLRLRKTELDPIKRKQLSKKPVEED from the coding sequence ATGGATCAATCTAAAATCAGAAACGTAGCCATCATCGCCCACGTTGACCACGGTAAAACTACCCTGGTGGACCAGCTCCTCAAGCAGTGCGGAACTTTCCACGAAGGTGAAGAAGTCAACGAACGCGTGATGGACTCCGACAACCTGGAACGCGAACGCGGCATTACCATCCTTTCCAAGAACACCAACGTGATGTACAAGGGCTACCGCGTGAACATCGTGGATACCCCGGGGCATGCCGACTTCGGTGGCCAGGTGGAACGCGTTCTCGGTACCGTTGACGGTGTGATTCTGGTGGTGGACGCTTTCGAAGGTCCTATGGCCCAGACCCGTTTCGTGACCCAGAAGGCTCTTCAGATGGGCCTCATTCCTATCGTCGTCGTGAACAAGATCGACCGTGACGGTTGCAATCCTCACGGCGCTCTGGACAAGGTCTTCGACCTGTTCTGCGAACTTGACGCTACTGAAGAACAGCTGGACTTCGACAAGGTGTTCGGTTCCGGCCGTCGCGGTATCTGCAAGGCAGAAATGGAAGATCCGGATGGCGACTTCTCCATCCTCATGGACAAGATCATCGAACGCATCCCGGCTCCCAAGGGCGATCCGAACGCAGAACCGCTGATGCAGATTACTTCTCTGGAATACTCCGGCTTCCTCGGTCGTTTGGCTGTGGGCCGCGTCCAGAACGGTCTCTTTAAGCCGGGTCTCACCGTAGCACAGTCCACTGTTGACGGCAAGTTCAAGAACGTCCGTCTCCAGAAGGTTCTCCGTTACGACGGCCTTACCCCGCAGCCGGTTGAAGAAGCCGGTCCGGGCGACATCGTTCTTTTGGCAGGTTTCGACAACTTCGACATCGGCGATACCCTGTCCGATCCGAAGAACCCCCAGGAACTCCCCCGTATCCATATCGACCCGCCCACCATCTCCATGATGTTCACCGTGAACACCTCCCCCTTGGCAGGTAAGTACGGTGGCAAGTTCATGACTGGTAACCAGCTCCAGGAACGTCTGGAACGTGCTCACATGGCTGACCCCGCCCTCCTGGTGGAAAAGGCCGACGGCGCTTCCAACTTCAAGGTTTCTGGCCGTGGTATTCTCCACCTGACCATCCTGGTGGAAAACATGCGTCGCGAACTTTACGAATTCACCATCGGTTCTCCCCAGGTGATTTTCCAGAACGACGAAAACGGCAAGTTGCTGGAACCGGTTGAAGAATTCAAGGTTGAAGTCCCCAGCGAATTCTCTGGCGCCTGCATCCAGGAAATCCAGACCCGCAAGGGCGAAATGACCAACATGACCACCGACGAAAACGACCGCGTCACCTTGGAATTCAACGTTCCTTCCCGCGGCCTCATCGGTATCCGTCCCAAGCTCCTGTCCCTCTCTAAGGGTTACGCTGTCAGCCAGTCTATCTTCAAGGGTTACGAACCGTACAAGGGCGAAATTCCCGCCCGTATCAACGGCGTGCTCATTGCCAAGGAACCGGGCGAAGCTGCAAGCTACGCTCTTTCCAACCTGGAAGACCGTGGCTACCTCATCATCGGACCGGGTGCAGAAGTTTATCCGGGCATGATCGTTGGTGAACACAACCGCGACGTGGATATTACCGTGAACGTTACCAAGGGTAAGCACCTTACCAACATGCGTTCCAAGTCCGCAGACGACATGATCCAGCTGACTCCGTACCGCCGCCTGACTTTGGAAGAGTGCGTCACCTTCATTAACGAAGACGAATGCATCGAAGTCACTCCGGAAGTGCTGCGCCTCCGCAAGACCGAGCTCGACCCGATCAAGCGTAAGCAGCTCTCCAAGAAGCCGGTGGAAGAAGACTAA
- a CDS encoding MgtC/SapB family protein, whose protein sequence is MLEFSVFYRLAAALGIGLIIGLQREHTYSDQADRHPAGVRTFTLVGLGGAMSAFLSDLMNGPAPFVTGFVVIGLLLMASHIAFGLSHREDTKEVAPLKDVSSLKEVSSPAIAGITTSVALVIVYLLGSLCWYSRLLESCVIMVVMLWVLTVKDQLHSFAQKLSREDILATVKFAVISALVLPFLPNQAYGPPGLQVLNPHTIWLFVVFISGIGFVGYVLIKLVGPGKGIWLTGLLGGLASSTALTLNLAGRSRENVEYASEFTIGIVLSWSVMYVRLYLICIALSMDLAKPLAIPLLLPVVPSLAYALFLKIREGRDHRPKTADFSNPFKLLPAIKFGVVFTCVMFVANAARVYLGEGALLACSFLGGAAEMDAVAFSVIDMFLKNGLGSRELVLAFLLASLANTLTKGGLVVFLGAKSMRRSIAPAMILICVTTAALLGFYM, encoded by the coding sequence ATGTTGGAATTTAGCGTTTTTTATCGTTTGGCTGCGGCCCTGGGCATTGGGCTGATTATCGGCCTGCAGCGTGAACATACCTATTCTGACCAGGCGGACAGGCATCCGGCTGGTGTTCGCACCTTTACCCTGGTGGGGCTTGGTGGAGCCATGTCGGCCTTCCTTTCGGACTTGATGAACGGACCTGCGCCTTTTGTGACTGGCTTTGTTGTAATCGGATTGCTGCTGATGGCAAGCCACATTGCCTTTGGATTGAGCCATCGCGAAGATACTAAGGAAGTTGCACCGCTGAAGGATGTATCGTCGCTTAAGGAAGTATCGTCGCCGGCAATCGCTGGCATTACCACCAGCGTGGCTCTTGTCATCGTGTATCTGCTGGGATCCCTGTGCTGGTACAGTAGGCTACTGGAATCCTGTGTCATTATGGTGGTGATGCTCTGGGTCCTTACCGTCAAGGACCAGCTCCATAGTTTTGCCCAGAAGCTTTCTCGCGAGGATATCCTGGCTACGGTGAAGTTCGCCGTGATTTCTGCTTTGGTGTTGCCGTTCCTGCCGAACCAGGCGTACGGCCCGCCCGGCCTGCAGGTTTTGAACCCCCATACCATCTGGCTTTTTGTGGTGTTCATCTCGGGCATTGGATTTGTTGGCTACGTCCTGATTAAACTGGTGGGGCCGGGCAAGGGCATCTGGCTTACCGGCCTGCTGGGTGGGCTTGCCAGCAGTACCGCACTGACGCTGAACTTGGCGGGTCGCAGCCGCGAGAACGTCGAGTATGCGTCTGAATTCACCATAGGGATTGTTCTTAGCTGGTCGGTGATGTATGTAAGGCTTTACCTGATTTGCATCGCCTTGAGTATGGACTTGGCAAAGCCCTTGGCCATTCCGCTGTTACTGCCGGTGGTGCCCAGCCTTGCCTACGCCTTATTCCTCAAGATTCGTGAAGGCCGCGATCACCGCCCGAAAACCGCAGACTTTTCCAATCCCTTCAAGCTGCTTCCGGCAATCAAGTTCGGTGTGGTCTTTACCTGCGTAATGTTTGTGGCCAACGCCGCCCGAGTGTACCTGGGGGAGGGTGCTCTTCTCGCCTGTAGTTTCCTCGGTGGCGCTGCCGAGATGGATGCCGTGGCCTTCTCTGTCATCGATATGTTCCTTAAGAACGGTCTTGGCTCCCGGGAGTTGGTTCTTGCCTTCTTGCTTGCAAGCCTGGCTAATACTTTGACAAAGGGCGGCCTTGTGGTGTTCCTTGGCGCAAAGTCCATGCGTAGGTCCATTGCTCCCGCGATGATTTTAATCTGCGTTACCACTGCTGCTCTGCTTGGCTTTTACATGTAG
- a CDS encoding GGDEF domain-containing protein, producing MKNVSRKILFGVATVLAIAVLLALFFGIRGNGISPASYHLDSGWNLTFEGKTSSIPSLSEYKLPRKIAVGDTLVFEQVLADTLCPHPVLRFRTYHSVVEVVAGDERVYSFGENYHGDGFVGSGFHYAFLNRNALGKKLTVTIVPQEKDAFTVMPDFDVLPENGALTDYNANHMLTIIVGVFLVLFGILAVLATLVLAFSGVVHVHFMMIGLLALLLGLWSLCYMMVLQLFSVDFAFNTMIEYTTLYLAPIPLCAFLLDMRQNSIGKNRALGLKILMAVDFVFFVVASLLHWLNIAHYTKCLGVFHLYVLIGFIYLGSQTLGKKKKLDLSGKLLSWGVFIFAVIALLDLIRYNVFRSFLYSVTFLSETWIPLGILVFVMFLVASYLVNLHKIITDKAEKDVLAAMVYVDSLTGLFNRAKCQQIFDILDKVTTDYAIVSIDMNGLKFVNDRYGHGMGDELLKAFAEVFKVAFTGVGTTIRMGGDEFLAIVRAEHLSDIEPALQRMESLQKASTVELPISLEVAYGVAFRRECGNGPVQAENVYHLADDRMYAQKSAMKSKLVRR from the coding sequence GTGAAAAACGTTAGCAGAAAAATATTGTTTGGGGTGGCGACAGTCCTTGCGATAGCCGTTCTGCTTGCGCTGTTCTTTGGCATCCGTGGCAACGGAATTTCTCCGGCGTCCTATCATCTTGACTCCGGCTGGAATTTGACCTTTGAGGGAAAGACTTCGTCTATTCCTTCGCTTTCAGAATACAAATTACCCCGTAAGATCGCTGTGGGCGACACACTTGTGTTTGAACAGGTTTTGGCAGATACCTTGTGTCCTCATCCGGTGCTTCGATTTAGAACCTATCATTCTGTGGTGGAAGTGGTGGCTGGCGATGAACGCGTCTATTCCTTCGGCGAGAATTACCACGGCGATGGCTTTGTGGGGAGCGGCTTCCACTACGCGTTCTTGAATAGGAATGCTCTTGGTAAAAAACTGACGGTGACGATTGTTCCTCAAGAAAAGGATGCCTTTACAGTAATGCCTGATTTTGATGTGCTTCCTGAAAATGGCGCGCTGACAGACTACAATGCAAATCACATGCTGACGATTATCGTTGGTGTGTTCCTTGTGCTCTTTGGAATTCTTGCTGTGCTGGCAACTTTGGTTCTTGCCTTTTCAGGTGTGGTCCATGTCCATTTTATGATGATCGGTCTTTTGGCCTTGCTACTGGGGCTTTGGTCTTTGTGCTACATGATGGTGCTGCAGCTTTTCTCTGTAGATTTTGCCTTCAATACCATGATTGAGTACACAACCCTGTATTTGGCTCCGATTCCTTTGTGCGCATTCCTTTTGGATATGCGACAGAACTCCATTGGAAAGAATAGAGCTTTGGGACTCAAGATTTTAATGGCTGTTGACTTTGTGTTCTTTGTGGTGGCGAGCCTGTTGCATTGGTTAAATATTGCCCATTATACAAAATGCCTTGGGGTTTTCCATTTGTATGTTTTGATTGGCTTTATTTATTTGGGAAGCCAAACCCTTGGAAAAAAGAAAAAGTTGGATTTGTCCGGGAAGCTTTTGTCATGGGGCGTTTTCATTTTTGCAGTCATTGCGCTTTTGGACTTGATTCGCTATAATGTTTTCCGCAGTTTTCTGTACAGCGTAACCTTCTTGAGCGAAACCTGGATCCCGCTGGGAATTCTTGTATTCGTGATGTTCCTGGTGGCGAGCTACTTGGTAAACCTCCATAAGATTATTACGGACAAGGCAGAAAAGGATGTGCTGGCCGCCATGGTCTATGTGGATAGCCTGACGGGACTTTTTAATCGTGCAAAGTGTCAGCAGATCTTTGACATTTTGGACAAGGTGACTACGGACTATGCCATTGTCAGTATCGACATGAATGGGTTGAAGTTTGTTAATGACCGCTATGGCCATGGCATGGGCGATGAACTGTTGAAGGCCTTTGCCGAGGTGTTCAAGGTTGCCTTTACGGGAGTGGGTACAACAATTCGTATGGGTGGAGATGAGTTCCTTGCTATTGTCCGTGCGGAGCATTTAAGTGACATTGAACCGGCATTGCAACGAATGGAATCTTTGCAAAAGGCTAGCACTGTGGAATTGCCTATTTCGCTGGAGGTTGCCTATGGTGTTGCCTTCCGTAGGGAATGTGGCAATGGCCCTGTGCAGGCAGAAAACGTCTATCATCTGGCTGATGACAGAATGTACGCCCAAAAGTCTGCAATGAAATCAAAACTGGTTCGCCGTTAG